In a single window of the Cucurbita pepo subsp. pepo cultivar mu-cu-16 chromosome LG18, ASM280686v2, whole genome shotgun sequence genome:
- the LOC111780378 gene encoding uncharacterized protein LOC111780378 — protein sequence MMHAKSDSDVTSLAPSSPRSPKQRPLYYVQSPSRDSHDGDKSSTQATPAFNSPMESPSHPSYTRHSRSSSASRFSGTFRSALGRKGSRKRNDKGWPECNVIEEEADYEDLYDDKGLTRRCQILMALLAFVLIFFVFCLIIWGASRPFKAEIRVKSMTVHNVYFGEGSDTTGVPTKLLTTNCSLRITVHNPATFFGIHVSSSPINLMYSQIAVASGQLKKYYQPRQSNRVELVNLQGNKVPLYGAGASLEALDKNGNIPMMLVFEVHSRGNVVGKLVRSKHRKRVSCSLDIDSRNSKPMKIKADSCTYD from the exons ATGATGCATGCCAAATCCGATTCTGATGTGACAAGCTTAGCCCCATCGTCGCCAAGGTCACCGAAGCAGCGGCCGCTGTACTACGTGCAGAGCCCTTCAAGAGATTCTCACGATGGCGACAAATCGTCCACCCAAGCCACTCCCGCCTTCAACAGCCCCATGGAGAGTCCTTCGCATCCCTCTTATACGCGCCACTCTCGCTCCTCATCTGCGAGTCGGTTTTCCGGCACGTTCCGATCTGCCCTTGGCCGGAAGGGCAGCCGGAAACGTAACGATAAGGGGTGGCCGGAGTGTAATGTGATTGAAGAGGAGGCAGACTATGAGGATCTATACGACGACAAAGGGTTAACTAGAAGATGCCAGATTCTGATGGCTCTGCTTGCGTTTGTCCTTATCTTCTTCGTGTTTTGTTTGATCATTTGGGGTGCTAGCCGGCCTTTCAAAGCTGAGATCAGAGTCAAG AGCATGACAGTTCATAATGTTTATTTTGGAGAAGGATCAGACACAACAGGAGTCCCGACCAAATTACTGACAACCAACTGTTCATTAAGGATTACAGTGCACAATCCTGCAACTTTCTTTGGGATTCATGTCAGCTCCTCCCCCATCAATCTTATGTACTCCCAGATTGCAGTTGCCTCTGGTCAG TTGAAGAAATACTATCAACCGAGACAGAGCAATCGAGTCGAATTGGTGAACCTTCAAGGGAACAAGGTGCCATTGTATGGGGCTGGAGCCAGCCTTGAAGCCTTGGATAAAAACGGAAACATTCCTATGATGCTGGTGTTTGAAGTTCATTCAAGAGGGAATGTGGTGGGGAAACTGGTTAGATCAAAGCATCGAAAGCGTGTCTCGTGTTCTTTAGACATCGACTCTCGCAACTCAAAGCCGATGAAGATTAAAGCTGATTCATGTACTTACGATTGA